The Petropleomorpha daqingensis genome includes a window with the following:
- a CDS encoding sensor histidine kinase: MRGLRGTVPGSWGRRWPVVLAAGLLVLGIIGTAVRLDAPADGSSLPFGASTWQTGAVVVDVPSPTDGGLRTGDEVRAIAGARFADGLGQVPEPAPGDVLRYDLAGDAARSVRVDRPAIGPLVAAGWGDLVFVLALGGLAVALWLRRPDEPATAPLLVAAAGLFGSTMTVVAGLPALALATGGPPLWLYYANTIGAYSIAWGAVLAMTFLVAPGHPWLTRRPGRVLGLAYAGPPAAVAVWAVALLLAVDDPIRRLGLLGAGQTAVTAASLLVGIVAGVVAYRGAADPLTRARLRWIAGGGAVATLTGIVGWSLPELLTGSHPLPPGAYGLSGLPFVVGLAVALRRHRLFDLERLANRSLVYAVVLAVLVGVYVLAVALLASGLRLSDGVAAGLAAALAALALAPLRAGARTAVNRLMYGQRDDPARVLAALGGRLEAALRPGDVAGTVVDTVTRSLRVPFAALDLAEGSGFRTLAATGRPAGAVHEEPLVHLGETVGRLRVSGRGPEDPLDPVDLALLRSLAAQVGPAVLAVRLHEEVLRSRTAIVASREDERRRLRRELHDGIGPSLAAIALKTGLAERQVPQGPARALLGQISGEVQNSIADVRRVVDTLRPPALDELGLVGALTARAAALSGDLEIAVTGPADRPVLPAGVETAAYRIAVEAMTNAARHSGGSRCTVTVTVDEDRVEVGVVDDGSGLPGVRRPGVGLRSMSERAAEIGGTCEVSSPDGAGTSVHALLPLGAPA, encoded by the coding sequence ATGCGCGGCCTGCGCGGCACGGTGCCGGGCTCGTGGGGACGCCGGTGGCCCGTGGTGCTCGCCGCCGGCCTGCTCGTGCTCGGGATCATCGGGACGGCGGTGCGGCTGGACGCCCCCGCCGACGGCAGTTCGCTGCCGTTCGGGGCGTCGACGTGGCAGACCGGGGCCGTCGTCGTCGACGTCCCCTCCCCCACGGATGGCGGGTTGCGCACCGGGGACGAGGTGCGCGCGATCGCCGGAGCCCGCTTCGCCGATGGCCTGGGGCAGGTGCCCGAACCGGCGCCGGGCGACGTGCTGCGCTACGACCTCGCCGGCGACGCGGCCCGCTCGGTGCGGGTGGACCGCCCGGCGATCGGCCCGCTGGTCGCGGCCGGCTGGGGCGACCTCGTCTTCGTCCTGGCCCTCGGCGGCCTGGCGGTCGCGCTCTGGCTGCGGCGCCCCGACGAGCCGGCCACCGCCCCCCTGCTGGTGGCCGCCGCAGGACTGTTCGGCAGCACCATGACCGTCGTCGCCGGCCTGCCCGCCCTCGCCCTGGCCACCGGCGGACCACCGCTGTGGCTGTACTACGCGAACACCATCGGCGCGTACTCGATCGCCTGGGGCGCAGTGCTCGCGATGACGTTCCTCGTCGCGCCCGGCCATCCCTGGCTGACCCGCCGGCCAGGGCGGGTGCTCGGCCTGGCGTACGCCGGGCCGCCGGCTGCCGTGGCGGTGTGGGCGGTCGCGCTGCTGCTCGCGGTCGACGACCCGATCCGGCGGCTGGGCCTGCTCGGCGCGGGGCAGACCGCGGTGACCGCCGCGTCGCTCCTCGTCGGGATCGTCGCGGGGGTCGTGGCCTACCGCGGTGCCGCCGATCCGCTCACCCGGGCCCGCCTGCGCTGGATCGCCGGCGGTGGGGCCGTCGCCACGCTGACCGGCATCGTCGGGTGGAGCCTGCCGGAGCTGCTCACCGGCAGCCATCCCCTCCCACCCGGCGCGTACGGCCTGTCCGGGCTGCCGTTCGTCGTCGGCCTCGCCGTCGCGCTGCGCCGGCACCGGCTCTTCGACCTGGAACGGCTGGCCAACCGGTCGCTGGTGTACGCCGTCGTCCTCGCCGTCCTCGTCGGGGTGTACGTGCTCGCCGTGGCACTGCTCGCCTCCGGGCTGCGGCTCTCCGACGGGGTGGCCGCCGGGCTGGCCGCCGCGCTGGCCGCGCTCGCCCTCGCCCCGCTGCGGGCCGGCGCCCGGACGGCGGTGAACCGGCTGATGTACGGCCAGCGCGACGACCCGGCGCGCGTGCTGGCCGCGCTCGGCGGCCGCCTGGAGGCGGCGCTGCGCCCGGGCGACGTCGCCGGCACCGTCGTCGACACCGTGACCCGCTCGCTGCGCGTTCCGTTCGCCGCGCTCGACCTCGCCGAGGGCTCCGGGTTCCGCACGCTCGCTGCCACCGGGCGTCCCGCCGGCGCCGTCCACGAGGAGCCGCTGGTGCACCTCGGTGAGACCGTCGGCCGGCTGCGGGTCTCCGGTCGCGGACCCGAGGATCCCCTCGACCCGGTCGACCTGGCGCTGCTGCGCTCGCTCGCCGCGCAGGTGGGACCGGCGGTGCTGGCGGTGCGGCTGCACGAGGAGGTGCTCCGGTCGCGCACCGCGATCGTGGCGTCGCGGGAGGACGAGCGCCGGCGGCTGCGCCGCGAGCTGCACGACGGGATCGGACCGTCGCTGGCCGCCATCGCCCTGAAGACGGGCCTGGCCGAGCGCCAGGTGCCGCAGGGACCGGCGCGCGCCCTGCTCGGGCAGATCAGCGGCGAGGTGCAGAACAGCATCGCCGACGTGCGGCGGGTGGTGGACACCCTGCGACCGCCGGCGCTCGACGAGCTGGGCCTCGTCGGCGCGCTGACCGCCCGGGCGGCCGCGCTGTCCGGCGACCTGGAGATCGCGGTGACCGGGCCGGCGGACCGGCCGGTCCTGCCGGCCGGGGTGGAGACGGCGGCCTACCGGATCGCGGTCGAGGCGATGACCAACGCGGCCCGGCACAGCGGCGGCTCCCGCTGCACGGTCACCGTCACCGTGGACGAGGACCGGGTCGAGGTCGGCGTCGTCGACGACGGCAGCGGCCTGCCCGGCGTCCGGCGGCCGGGCGTGGGCCTGCGGTCGATGAGCGAGCGCGCCGCGGAGATCGGGGGCACGTGCGAGGTCAGCAGCCCGGACGGGGCCGGCACGTCGGTGCACGCCCTCCTGCCCCTCGGAGCCCCGGCGTGA
- a CDS encoding xanthine dehydrogenase family protein molybdopterin-binding subunit — MTDTTEAPAGELRGSILGTRVLRVEDPGFLTRGAVYTDDLVDERLAGAVHATFVRSPVAHARITAIDPSGAVGVPGVVAVLTADDLAGAPPQQPAMRAYPGAMAQPLLARDVVRYVGEPVAVVLTEDRWSGEDAAELVAVDYEPLPVVVDPREALAGDVLLFPDAGSNVALGREAAGEDPFAGCEVVVTREIVNQRVAVAPLEVRAAAAAQDDAGRLTVWLPNQGAQISKTVLGTMLGVADADLRIVTPDVGGAFGAKFGADPEHAVVALAARQLGRPVRWVETRSENMIGMAHGRAQVQTITIGGDRDGRIRAYRIHVVQDAGAYPKFGAMLPSLTALMAPGVYDIPVVQTSFASVVTNTTPVGAYRGAGRPEATAAIERAVDLFAAELGADPAEVRRRNLLPPFDEPHTTPTGAVYDCGDYAAALDRVLETADYAGLRAEQARRRERGEVRQLGIGLSVYVEITGGGAEAGGPKEDATVEIHPDGSATILTGTSPHGQGHSTVWAMLASEELGIPVERITVRWGDTDLVPRGGGTGGSRSLQLGGAAVRQAATELLQLARERAAEQLEVDAADLVVDRELGGLRVAGVPGSGVSYAALAGAERLFVHTTFGQPGATYPFGAHVAVVEVDVESGKADLVRLVALDDAGTILNPLIAEGQRHGGLAQGAAQALLEEVLFDADGNPTTSTFADYPIVSATEVPTFELVTTETPTAYNPLGAKGIGEAGTIGSTPAVQNAVVDAVAHLGVRHIDMPTTPMRVWRAIRSAEG; from the coding sequence GTGACCGACACCACCGAAGCGCCCGCCGGCGAGCTCCGCGGCAGCATCCTCGGCACGCGGGTCCTGCGGGTCGAGGACCCGGGCTTCCTCACCCGCGGCGCCGTCTACACCGACGACCTCGTCGACGAGCGGCTGGCCGGTGCGGTGCACGCCACCTTCGTCCGCTCCCCGGTGGCGCACGCCCGCATCACCGCGATCGACCCCTCGGGCGCGGTCGGCGTCCCGGGCGTGGTCGCCGTCCTGACCGCCGACGACCTGGCCGGCGCACCGCCGCAGCAGCCCGCGATGCGGGCCTACCCGGGCGCGATGGCGCAGCCGCTGCTGGCCCGCGACGTCGTCCGCTACGTCGGTGAGCCGGTGGCCGTCGTCCTCACCGAGGACCGCTGGAGCGGCGAGGACGCCGCCGAGCTGGTCGCGGTCGACTACGAGCCGCTGCCGGTCGTCGTCGACCCCCGCGAGGCGCTGGCCGGCGACGTGCTGCTGTTCCCCGATGCCGGCTCCAACGTCGCGCTGGGGCGGGAGGCGGCGGGGGAGGACCCCTTCGCCGGCTGCGAGGTGGTGGTCACCCGCGAGATCGTCAACCAGCGGGTCGCCGTCGCGCCGCTGGAGGTGCGCGCCGCCGCCGCGGCCCAGGACGACGCCGGCCGGCTCACCGTATGGCTGCCCAACCAGGGCGCGCAGATCAGCAAGACGGTGCTCGGCACCATGCTCGGCGTGGCCGACGCCGATCTGCGGATCGTCACGCCCGACGTCGGCGGCGCGTTCGGGGCGAAGTTCGGCGCCGACCCGGAGCACGCAGTGGTCGCCCTGGCCGCCCGGCAGCTCGGCCGGCCCGTGCGGTGGGTCGAGACCCGCTCGGAGAACATGATCGGGATGGCGCACGGCCGGGCCCAGGTCCAGACGATCACGATCGGCGGCGACCGGGACGGCCGGATCCGGGCCTACCGCATCCACGTGGTGCAGGACGCCGGCGCCTACCCGAAGTTCGGCGCGATGCTGCCCAGCCTCACCGCGCTCATGGCGCCCGGCGTCTACGACATCCCGGTGGTGCAGACCTCGTTCGCCAGCGTCGTCACCAACACCACCCCGGTCGGTGCGTACCGCGGCGCCGGCCGGCCGGAGGCCACCGCCGCGATCGAGCGGGCCGTCGACCTGTTCGCCGCGGAGCTCGGCGCGGACCCGGCCGAGGTGCGCCGGCGCAACCTGCTGCCGCCCTTCGACGAGCCGCACACCACGCCCACCGGCGCGGTCTACGACTGCGGCGACTACGCCGCGGCGCTGGACCGCGTGCTCGAGACCGCGGACTACGCCGGGCTGCGCGCCGAGCAGGCGCGGCGGCGGGAGCGGGGCGAGGTCCGGCAGCTGGGCATCGGGCTGTCGGTGTACGTGGAGATCACCGGCGGGGGAGCCGAGGCCGGTGGCCCGAAGGAGGACGCCACCGTCGAGATCCACCCGGACGGTTCGGCGACCATCCTCACCGGCACCTCGCCGCACGGGCAGGGTCACTCGACGGTCTGGGCGATGCTGGCCAGCGAGGAGCTCGGCATCCCGGTGGAGCGGATCACCGTGCGGTGGGGCGACACCGACCTCGTGCCCCGGGGCGGCGGCACCGGCGGCTCGCGCAGCCTGCAGCTGGGCGGGGCCGCGGTGCGCCAGGCGGCGACCGAGCTGCTGCAGCTGGCCCGCGAGCGAGCGGCCGAGCAGCTGGAGGTCGACGCCGCCGACCTCGTGGTCGACCGGGAGCTGGGCGGTCTGCGGGTGGCCGGCGTCCCGGGGTCCGGCGTCTCGTACGCCGCGCTGGCCGGGGCCGAGCGGCTGTTCGTGCACACCACGTTCGGCCAGCCGGGGGCGACCTACCCGTTCGGCGCGCACGTCGCGGTGGTCGAGGTCGACGTCGAGTCGGGCAAGGCCGACCTGGTCCGGCTGGTCGCGCTGGACGACGCCGGCACGATCCTCAACCCGCTGATCGCCGAGGGGCAGCGGCACGGCGGCCTGGCGCAGGGCGCGGCCCAGGCGCTGCTCGAGGAGGTGCTCTTCGACGCCGACGGCAACCCCACGACGTCGACGTTCGCCGACTACCCGATCGTCTCGGCGACCGAGGTGCCGACCTTCGAGCTGGTCACCACCGAGACGCCGACCGCCTACAACCCGCTCGGCGCGAAGGGGATCGGCGAGGCCGGCACGATCGGCTCGACGCCGGCCGTGCAGAACGCCGTCGTCGACGCGGTGGCGCACCTCGGGGTCCGGCACATCGACATGCCGACCACGCCGATGCGGGTCTGGCGGGCGATCCGCTCGGCCGAGGGCTGA
- a CDS encoding response regulator yields MIRVVLADDHPVFAEGLRTVLEAETDVRVVAVAGTGRAAVEAATAEVPEVAVLDIAMPDGDGLWATARLREAGLPTRVLVLTMSDDAESVFAALRAGAAGYTVKGAGPDEVVAAVRAVARGEVLFGQGVAERMLRHFTRAATTGPFPQLTEREHEVLDLLARGLDNPAVARRLALSGKTVRNHVSNIISKLQVVDRTAAIIRARDAGLGGVPGRS; encoded by the coding sequence GTGATCCGGGTCGTGCTGGCCGACGACCACCCGGTCTTCGCCGAGGGGTTGAGGACCGTCCTGGAGGCCGAGACCGACGTGCGGGTCGTCGCGGTGGCCGGCACCGGCCGGGCGGCGGTCGAGGCGGCCACCGCCGAGGTCCCGGAGGTCGCCGTCCTGGACATCGCGATGCCCGACGGCGACGGGTTGTGGGCGACCGCGCGGCTGCGCGAAGCGGGGCTGCCCACCCGGGTGCTGGTCCTGACCATGTCCGACGACGCGGAGAGCGTGTTCGCCGCGCTGCGGGCCGGCGCCGCCGGCTACACCGTCAAGGGCGCCGGCCCCGACGAGGTGGTGGCTGCGGTCCGGGCCGTCGCGAGGGGCGAGGTCCTGTTCGGCCAGGGCGTGGCCGAGCGGATGCTCCGGCACTTCACCCGGGCCGCGACGACCGGACCGTTCCCGCAGCTGACCGAGCGGGAGCACGAGGTGCTCGACCTGCTGGCCCGGGGCCTCGACAACCCGGCGGTCGCCCGCCGGCTGGCGCTGTCGGGCAAGACCGTGCGCAACCACGTCTCCAACATCATCTCCAAGCTGCAGGTGGTCGACCGGACGGCGGCCATCATCCGGGCGCGGGACGCCGGGCTGGGCGGGGTCCCCGGCCGCTCCTGA
- a CDS encoding VOC family protein, with protein sequence MSVQLNPYLSFRDNTRQAMEFYSSVFGGTLTISTFKEYQASSDPSEDDLVMHSQLEGDHGVVFMASDTPSRMEYKPGTNFSMSLSGDDETVLRGWFDRLADGGTVTMPLDKAPWGDLFGMCTDKFGIAWLVNVSGQG encoded by the coding sequence ATGTCCGTCCAGCTGAACCCGTACCTGAGCTTCCGCGACAACACCCGCCAGGCGATGGAGTTCTACTCCTCCGTCTTCGGCGGCACCCTGACGATCTCCACGTTCAAGGAGTACCAGGCGTCGTCGGACCCGTCGGAGGACGACCTGGTCATGCACAGCCAGCTCGAGGGCGACCACGGCGTGGTCTTCATGGCGTCGGACACCCCCAGCCGGATGGAGTACAAGCCGGGCACGAACTTCAGCATGTCGCTGTCCGGGGACGACGAGACCGTGCTGCGGGGCTGGTTCGACCGGCTCGCCGACGGCGGCACGGTGACCATGCCGCTGGACAAGGCGCCGTGGGGCGACCTGTTCGGCATGTGCACCGACAAGTTCGGCATCGCCTGGCTGGTCAACGTCTCCGGCCAGGGCTGA
- a CDS encoding LysE family translocator, protein MDGLWGFVLLAAVLSLSPGPDDVLVVGSAVRGGPRLGAASAAGIAVGSLAWGAASGIGLAGVLARSPAVYDGIRFAGAGYLVVLGLVPLLAPLVRRARPVAAPAPSRHPDRLRSAFAAGLCSDLLNPKIGMFYLAGVPQFVPAGQPVLGWSLLLSSIDVAVAMVWFAGLIGVASAALARLRRPGVVVWSQRIAGASLVGVGVTAALTG, encoded by the coding sequence ATGGACGGCCTCTGGGGTTTCGTGCTCCTCGCCGCGGTCCTGTCGCTGAGCCCCGGGCCGGACGACGTCCTGGTCGTCGGAAGCGCGGTCCGCGGTGGCCCCCGGCTCGGCGCGGCCTCGGCCGCCGGCATCGCGGTCGGCTCCCTGGCGTGGGGCGCGGCCAGCGGCATCGGGCTGGCCGGCGTCCTGGCCCGTTCCCCGGCGGTGTACGACGGCATCCGGTTCGCCGGCGCGGGCTACCTCGTCGTCCTCGGGCTGGTGCCCCTGCTGGCGCCGCTGGTGCGCCGGGCGCGGCCGGTCGCGGCGCCGGCACCGAGCCGCCATCCGGACCGGCTGCGCAGCGCGTTCGCGGCCGGGCTGTGCAGCGACCTGCTCAACCCCAAGATCGGGATGTTCTACCTGGCCGGCGTGCCGCAGTTCGTGCCGGCCGGGCAGCCGGTGCTCGGGTGGAGCCTGCTGCTCTCCTCGATCGACGTGGCCGTGGCGATGGTCTGGTTCGCGGGGCTGATCGGCGTGGCCTCGGCCGCGCTCGCCCGGCTGCGCCGGCCCGGCGTCGTCGTCTGGTCGCAGCGGATCGCCGGGGCCTCGCTGGTCGGCGTCGGGGTCACCGCGGCGCTCACCGGGTGA